A single region of the Halopiger xanaduensis SH-6 genome encodes:
- a CDS encoding MarR family transcriptional regulator has product MSYRDYSDQTAQGWDRSILEVLDRTNQATAAELAAALETHPMTIERQCRHLQREGYVRRGVAGTYTLAEEGKRRAESMAAD; this is encoded by the coding sequence ATGTCGTACCGCGATTACAGCGACCAAACCGCACAGGGGTGGGACCGTTCGATCCTCGAGGTCCTCGACCGGACGAATCAAGCGACCGCCGCGGAGCTCGCCGCGGCGCTGGAGACGCATCCGATGACGATCGAGCGGCAGTGTCGGCACCTCCAGCGAGAGGGGTACGTCCGGCGCGGTGTCGCGGGCACGTACACCCTCGCGGAGGAGGGCAAGCGACGAGCGGAATCGATGGCTGCGGACTGA
- a CDS encoding SDR family oxidoreductase: MATAEEVEDGDSDGAVEADRDTGTGTASATDRERADHADRGDDRYTRKKSVLITGCSSGIGRATARAFLEDDWQVIATARNAEDITDLEEAGCTTLELDVTDPDQVARAVERTVDIAGAIDCLVNNAGYAQMGPLEDVSTADLHRQFDVNVYGPHRLVRAALPHMRAQGTGRIINVSSVVGRVAFPGSGVYSGSKHALEAMSDSLRAEVEEFGIDVVVIEPGPVETNFTDRVDEELPADERTPAYETLYDLYDEMQLIGGGSGGPFASQPEDVARAILEAGTTPEPPARYPVGPLAQYGVYAQYLPDWLRDAGYGLLRKLV, translated from the coding sequence ATGGCCACCGCTGAGGAAGTCGAAGACGGCGATTCAGACGGCGCCGTCGAGGCGGACCGCGATACTGGGACCGGGACTGCGAGCGCAACCGACCGCGAGCGCGCCGACCACGCCGACCGCGGGGACGACCGCTACACCCGCAAGAAGAGCGTCCTCATCACCGGCTGCTCCTCCGGCATCGGCCGCGCGACCGCGCGGGCGTTCCTCGAGGACGACTGGCAGGTGATCGCGACGGCCCGCAACGCAGAGGACATCACAGACCTCGAGGAGGCGGGCTGTACGACCCTCGAACTCGACGTCACCGACCCCGACCAGGTCGCGCGGGCCGTCGAGCGGACCGTCGACATCGCCGGCGCGATCGACTGTCTGGTCAACAACGCCGGCTACGCGCAGATGGGGCCGCTCGAGGACGTCTCGACGGCCGACCTGCACCGTCAGTTCGACGTCAACGTCTACGGCCCCCACCGGCTCGTCCGCGCCGCGCTCCCGCACATGCGCGCCCAGGGCACCGGCCGGATCATCAACGTCTCGAGCGTCGTCGGCCGCGTCGCGTTCCCCGGCTCCGGCGTCTACTCGGGCTCGAAGCACGCCCTCGAGGCGATGAGCGACTCGCTGCGCGCCGAGGTCGAGGAGTTCGGGATCGACGTCGTCGTGATCGAACCCGGCCCGGTCGAGACGAACTTCACCGACCGCGTCGACGAGGAACTGCCCGCCGACGAGCGCACGCCGGCCTACGAGACGCTGTACGATCTCTACGACGAGATGCAGCTGATCGGCGGCGGCAGCGGCGGCCCCTTCGCCTCCCAGCCCGAAGACGTCGCCCGGGCGATTCTCGAGGCCGGGACGACCCCCGAGCCGCCGGCGCGCTACCCGGTCGGGCCGCTCGCGCAGTACGGCGTCTACGCGCAGTACCTGCCGGATTGGCTCCGCGACGCGGGGTACGGACTGCTCCGGAAGCTGGTCTGA
- a CDS encoding MATE family efflux transporter — protein sequence MRLADRVDRRRVLALWRRTIALSWPIALQQTFNTLMRTVDVVVTGLFSPAAVAAIGLADLYAQLPLRIGLGLGTGAIALSSQDTGRGATATRDRAITQAFCIGFALGLPLIAVGLAVSEPLIAVLGAEPAVVEMGGRYLALVFAAAPMRIVGLVGARSLQGTGDTRTPMAVNVVANAVNIFATVGLGLGIAGLPRLEIVGVGLATAISRTLEAVLMTAAIASARTDLGFARPRSLTITRQLVAVSLPNFAEGMSTSVANFPFNALLLTFGTEVTAAYHIGRRIYQQLTGPLYRSFSVAASIIVGQTLGEGDAADARFAGLAMTALSLITLGVAGAVLVAGATPIARVFTNDAATLEYAAAFTRVFGVSMVFFGIFFPVSGSLKGAGDTRTPFYARFTGTFAFMLGLSYLAGVTLGFGLPGVYAGIVCSYAWWSLVVAIGFQWGDWADRAADMMAERAGA from the coding sequence ATGCGGCTTGCCGACCGGGTCGATCGACGACGGGTCCTCGCGCTCTGGCGGCGCACGATAGCGCTGTCGTGGCCGATCGCGCTCCAGCAGACGTTCAACACGCTGATGCGGACCGTCGACGTCGTCGTCACCGGACTCTTCTCGCCGGCGGCCGTCGCCGCGATCGGTCTCGCGGACCTGTACGCGCAACTGCCCCTACGGATCGGCCTCGGCCTCGGCACCGGCGCGATCGCCCTCTCGAGTCAGGACACCGGCCGCGGCGCGACGGCGACCCGCGATCGGGCCATCACGCAGGCGTTTTGCATCGGCTTCGCGCTGGGGCTGCCGCTGATCGCGGTCGGACTCGCGGTTTCGGAGCCGCTGATCGCCGTGTTGGGCGCCGAACCCGCGGTCGTCGAGATGGGCGGGCGCTACCTCGCGCTGGTCTTCGCCGCGGCGCCGATGCGGATCGTCGGCCTCGTGGGCGCGCGGTCGTTACAGGGGACCGGCGACACGCGGACCCCGATGGCCGTCAACGTCGTCGCGAACGCGGTCAACATCTTCGCGACCGTCGGGCTCGGTCTCGGAATCGCCGGCCTGCCGCGCCTCGAGATCGTCGGCGTCGGGCTCGCGACGGCGATCAGCCGGACGCTCGAGGCCGTCCTGATGACGGCGGCGATCGCGAGCGCGCGAACTGACCTCGGCTTCGCCCGGCCGCGATCGCTGACGATCACCCGGCAACTCGTCGCGGTGAGCCTCCCGAACTTTGCCGAGGGGATGAGCACCTCGGTCGCGAACTTCCCGTTCAACGCGCTGTTGTTGACCTTCGGCACCGAGGTAACGGCGGCGTACCACATCGGACGCCGGATCTACCAGCAACTGACCGGGCCGCTGTACCGCTCGTTCAGCGTCGCCGCGAGCATCATCGTCGGCCAGACGCTCGGCGAGGGGGACGCCGCGGACGCGCGCTTCGCGGGCCTGGCGATGACCGCGCTCAGCCTCATTACGCTCGGGGTCGCCGGCGCCGTGCTGGTCGCCGGCGCGACGCCGATCGCACGCGTCTTTACGAACGACGCCGCGACGCTCGAGTACGCGGCCGCGTTCACCCGCGTCTTCGGCGTCTCGATGGTCTTCTTCGGGATCTTCTTCCCGGTTTCGGGGAGTCTCAAGGGCGCGGGCGACACGCGGACGCCGTTCTACGCCCGGTTTACGGGGACGTTCGCGTTCATGCTCGGCCTGTCGTACCTCGCCGGGGTGACGCTCGGATTCGGCCTGCCGGGCGTCTACGCGGGGATCGTCTGTAGCTACGCCTGGTGGTCTCTCGTCGTCGCGATCGGCTTCCAGTGGGGCGACTGGGCCGACAGGGCGGCCGATATGATGGCCGAGCGGGCGGGCGCGTGA
- a CDS encoding endonuclease V, whose protein sequence is MSVSRPDLVPDAGLSREEMEALQREIAAAAVFEDDFAFDPRAVAASPAEPEDGAQTTLADSTAATGDAASSDSSGSSGDADPHSALENGTEAKPPIVAGVDQSFLTNDDGDQDRALSAVVATQAGDVIERASAVTDLEIPYIPGLLSFREGKPILAALEELSVEPDLLLFDGSGRIHFRQAGIATHMGVVLDVPSVGVAKSLLCGTPTEETDNLSEGTRVPIESNSRVDAPDGTLLGYAVQTRQYDSPNRYINPLYVSPGHRVGPETAADIALDCATSYKLPEPVRLADNYAGEAKRELQD, encoded by the coding sequence ATGAGCGTATCCCGACCCGATCTCGTTCCCGACGCCGGACTCTCGCGCGAGGAGATGGAAGCCCTCCAGCGCGAGATCGCCGCCGCAGCCGTCTTCGAGGACGATTTCGCGTTCGACCCTCGCGCAGTGGCCGCGTCGCCCGCCGAACCCGAGGACGGCGCACAGACGACTCTCGCGGATTCGACGGCCGCGACCGGCGACGCGGCCTCGAGCGACTCGAGCGGCTCGAGCGGCGACGCAGATCCTCACTCCGCCCTCGAGAACGGAACCGAAGCGAAGCCGCCGATCGTCGCCGGCGTCGACCAATCGTTCCTGACGAACGACGACGGCGATCAAGACCGCGCGCTGTCCGCCGTCGTCGCCACGCAGGCCGGCGACGTGATCGAGCGCGCCTCCGCCGTGACCGACCTCGAGATCCCCTACATCCCCGGGTTGCTCTCCTTCCGCGAGGGGAAGCCGATCCTCGCGGCGCTCGAGGAACTCTCGGTCGAGCCGGACCTCCTCTTATTCGACGGCAGCGGCCGCATCCACTTCCGCCAGGCCGGCATCGCGACGCACATGGGCGTCGTGCTGGATGTCCCCAGCGTCGGCGTCGCGAAGAGTCTGCTCTGCGGGACGCCGACCGAGGAGACCGACAACTTGTCGGAGGGGACGCGCGTCCCGATCGAATCGAACTCGCGGGTCGACGCACCGGACGGGACGCTGCTGGGCTACGCCGTCCAGACGCGCCAGTACGACTCGCCGAACCGCTACATCAACCCGCTGTACGTCAGTCCCGGACACCGCGTCGGGCCCGAGACGGCCGCCGACATCGCCCTCGATTGCGCCACCTCGTACAAACTGCCCGAGCCCGTTCGACTGGCGGACAACTACGCTGGCGAGGCGAAGCGGGAACTGCAGGACTAA
- a CDS encoding rhomboid family intramembrane serine protease: protein MAKCDVCGKDENMPYNCRHCGGTFCADHRLPENHDCTGLQDWNDPSGVFDSGFDDSVDGGSGSASASSRVLDKLPIDTGPGGPLAYFRGNMTYTFLALMWLTFGLQILIGSINPELMQSLFILRPYYPEYVWTWFTSIFAHGGLYHIVGNSIVIFFFGPLVERYVGSRDYAILFLVSGALAGLGQIAIQIIQAGGASPFMGGVLGASGAALAILGVLTVLNPGLKVYLYFILPVPIWLLAAGYAVFSVFFLGTGGGGNIAHGAHLIGLLLGLGYGEYVKRTQNVRAPNQFQLGGGPGGPGGPGGPGGPGGRRRF, encoded by the coding sequence ATGGCCAAATGCGACGTGTGTGGGAAGGACGAAAACATGCCGTACAACTGTCGGCACTGCGGCGGCACGTTCTGTGCCGACCACCGGCTTCCCGAGAACCACGACTGCACGGGGTTGCAGGACTGGAACGACCCCAGCGGCGTCTTCGACAGCGGCTTCGACGACAGCGTCGACGGCGGCTCCGGGAGCGCGTCAGCGTCCTCGAGAGTGCTCGATAAGCTGCCGATCGACACCGGCCCCGGCGGTCCGCTGGCGTACTTCCGCGGGAACATGACGTACACGTTCCTCGCGCTGATGTGGCTCACGTTCGGGCTCCAGATTCTCATCGGCTCGATCAACCCCGAGTTGATGCAGAGCCTGTTCATACTCCGTCCGTACTATCCCGAGTACGTTTGGACGTGGTTCACGTCGATCTTCGCCCACGGCGGCCTCTACCACATCGTCGGGAACAGCATCGTGATATTCTTCTTCGGCCCGCTCGTCGAGCGCTACGTCGGGTCGCGAGACTACGCGATCCTGTTCCTCGTCAGCGGCGCGCTCGCGGGACTGGGACAGATCGCCATCCAGATCATTCAGGCCGGCGGCGCGTCGCCGTTCATGGGCGGCGTCCTCGGCGCGAGCGGCGCCGCACTCGCGATCCTGGGCGTGCTGACCGTCTTGAACCCGGGCCTTAAGGTGTACCTCTACTTCATCCTCCCTGTTCCGATCTGGCTGCTCGCGGCCGGATACGCGGTCTTCAGCGTATTCTTCCTCGGAACTGGCGGCGGTGGCAACATCGCACACGGGGCGCACCTGATCGGCCTCCTGCTCGGCCTCGGATACGGCGAGTACGTCAAGCGGACCCAGAACGTCCGTGCGCCGAACCAGTTCCAACTCGGCGGCGGACCCGGCGGCCCGGGCGGTCCGGGTGGCCCCGGCGGACCCGGCGGTCGACGCCGGTTCTGA
- a CDS encoding DUF5788 family protein has protein sequence MQEYERKQLLERVEREGATVGADIPDTIEVQGEEIDLRTFVFEIKRRETVPPGERDRVEQAKRNLRRERNERLERIEEGDISRERGEELARSIIGIDRALNALENLGPTDIEREQQAQQAADTKRWMSFLKKALGQEDANNARRGL, from the coding sequence GTGCAAGAGTACGAGCGCAAGCAACTGCTCGAGCGCGTCGAGCGCGAGGGCGCGACCGTCGGCGCGGACATCCCGGACACCATCGAGGTCCAGGGGGAGGAGATCGACCTCCGGACCTTCGTCTTCGAGATCAAGCGCCGCGAGACGGTCCCGCCCGGCGAGCGTGACCGCGTCGAGCAGGCCAAACGGAACCTGCGCCGCGAGCGCAACGAGCGCCTCGAGCGGATCGAGGAGGGCGACATCTCCCGCGAGCGGGGCGAGGAACTCGCCCGGAGCATCATCGGCATCGACCGGGCGCTGAACGCCCTAGAGAACCTCGGCCCGACTGACATCGAGCGCGAGCAGCAGGCCCAGCAGGCCGCCGACACGAAGCGCTGGATGTCGTTCCTGAAGAAGGCGTTAGGCCAGGAAGACGCCAACAACGCGCGGAGGGGGCTCTGA